From a single Sulfolobus sp. E5-1-F genomic region:
- the upsF gene encoding membrane pilin protein UpsF has protein sequence MRQKLFEKINLFNLMATRINENIKYYGDDIEKLRREYTRILFLIPIISIISVIFYLKLNPYFLLLNIMNFFIYFYPVLITQIRKDEQRKIIENEIPIFLLFAYVNSLLGRNLYKTFEEIKNSKVFKGLRREAMLLLKEVEVLGKSSISAMESRAKVHRSDFLGKIYTTYTSGESIGISMSERLKDLLNETIDDLNLNFESYIEKVNEIVEILFMLFLVTPMILLAFQYISASIDIFELIFPLLLSPIIFFYISLIQPNIGYNIKINIEEIKRSLYIIPIPFIFMFIFHLNLEYKILLFYSMFVVFSFIIYRKISDADKILNNLPYILSDIADYLRIGYSIKSAILKLNVDSTEFRNFLRELATKIRKNEAMSNVKTNIWIINAILELMENIDKKGFADTYTFKDLSLILNNYISLRKKVLQNLRMFNILAIITPIIFYFALGIMTKIKAVGNLDLIIVLYSIALSIMYAKISRFTIFNFPLLVLVLVNLILILFFGNAILTFI, from the coding sequence TTGAGACAAAAGCTATTTGAAAAAATTAATTTATTTAACTTAATGGCTACAAGAATAAATGAAAATATTAAATATTATGGTGATGACATAGAAAAGCTCCGTAGAGAATATACTAGGATACTGTTTTTAATACCTATTATCTCCATTATCTCCGTTATCTTCTATTTGAAACTTAATCCATATTTTTTACTATTAAATATAATGAATTTTTTCATTTATTTTTATCCCGTATTGATTACTCAAATTAGAAAGGACGAACAAAGAAAGATTATAGAAAACGAGATACCTATTTTCTTACTATTTGCATATGTTAATAGCCTTTTAGGTAGAAATTTATATAAAACGTTTGAGGAAATAAAGAACTCTAAGGTATTTAAAGGTTTAAGAAGAGAGGCTATGTTACTACTCAAAGAGGTAGAAGTTTTAGGGAAATCCTCTATCTCCGCAATGGAGAGTAGAGCTAAGGTTCATAGAAGCGACTTCTTAGGTAAGATTTACACAACTTATACGAGTGGCGAATCAATAGGGATTTCTATGTCTGAAAGACTAAAGGATCTTTTAAATGAAACAATTGATGACTTAAATCTGAATTTTGAGAGCTATATTGAAAAAGTAAACGAAATAGTCGAGATCTTATTCATGCTGTTTTTAGTGACTCCAATGATTTTACTAGCTTTTCAGTACATTTCAGCATCTATAGATATTTTTGAGCTTATATTTCCTCTTTTACTCTCTCCAATTATTTTCTTTTATATCTCACTGATACAACCAAATATAGGATATAATATAAAAATTAATATCGAAGAGATTAAAAGGTCATTATATATAATCCCTATTCCTTTCATATTTATGTTTATCTTTCATCTCAATTTAGAATATAAAATATTACTATTTTATTCGATGTTTGTAGTGTTCTCCTTTATTATATATCGTAAGATATCAGATGCTGATAAGATCCTTAATAATTTGCCATATATATTGTCAGATATTGCAGACTATTTGAGAATAGGCTATAGTATAAAAAGTGCAATACTGAAACTTAATGTTGATAGTACAGAATTTAGGAATTTTTTGAGGGAGCTCGCTACAAAAATTAGGAAAAATGAAGCAATGTCTAATGTAAAAACAAATATCTGGATTATAAATGCTATTTTAGAACTTATGGAAAATATTGATAAAAAAGGTTTTGCTGACACCTACACTTTCAAAGATTTGTCGTTAATTCTTAATAATTATATTTCATTACGGAAAAAAGTATTGCAGAATCTTCGCATGTTCAATATTCTAGCAATCATAACTCCCATAATATTCTATTTTGCACTAGGGATAATGACTAAGATTAAGGCAGTGGGTAACCTAGATTTGATTATCGTTCTATATTCGATAGCGCTTAGTATAATGTACGCTAAAATATCTCGCTTTACTATTTTTAACTTCCCATTACTTGTTTTGGTTTTAGTGAACTTGATACTGATCCTATTTTTCGGAAACGCTATCCTAACCTTTATCTAG
- a CDS encoding glycosyltransferase, whose amino-acid sequence MFNILLNLAIFIIPSLVVWNQIIFYIYGKNDNLVNLVLHGNEISLPKLSIIVPTKGERIDVIQGLINNIYEAEWDKNKLEIIIVSDDDQAYFDKLLSTLVIPPGLDVKIYRREKKLGYKSGALAFGLQKSTGDLILTLDVDARIEKDSLIRAYYHMLNLGCDAITMEWHGYSNVSTSLARALMVSTLLTSRSILRGRYKLGLKVLPIGCGTIFKRSALEAVNGWDYTMIQDDYELGTRLINRGFRICASSSPVYVEVPGDLIAFYVQQTRWAMGTMEVLLRRFKYIVSSNMKIWQKIEIIAYLSQYIPILLTFISATIFAIAGFLGIRLSMSLPMFVLWAITLSTYAIIFVNSARKSGLNAVTAIKALGRLSAYTVAISPFLLIGTLNAFKKTRTYIVTPKGKKAKSNIGYPILAFGVLFVLSAFLYMFRGDFLTFIWLAYYSIAYLYTFIAYIKGL is encoded by the coding sequence ATATTTAACATTTTACTTAATCTTGCGATATTCATAATACCTTCTCTAGTAGTTTGGAATCAGATAATTTTCTATATTTATGGTAAGAATGATAATCTAGTTAATCTAGTTTTACATGGGAACGAGATTAGTTTACCTAAATTATCAATTATAGTACCGACGAAGGGAGAACGAATAGATGTGATCCAAGGACTAATTAATAATATATATGAGGCTGAGTGGGATAAAAATAAGTTAGAGATAATAATTGTATCAGACGATGATCAAGCATATTTTGATAAATTACTATCAACTTTAGTTATTCCTCCAGGATTAGATGTAAAGATATACAGAAGAGAGAAGAAACTTGGCTATAAAAGTGGTGCACTAGCATTTGGCTTACAGAAAAGTACTGGTGATTTAATTCTAACATTAGACGTAGATGCTAGGATCGAAAAGGATTCTTTAATAAGAGCTTACTATCATATGTTAAATTTGGGTTGTGATGCAATTACTATGGAATGGCACGGTTACTCTAATGTTAGCACATCTCTAGCAAGAGCGTTAATGGTATCAACGTTACTTACTAGTAGATCTATACTGAGAGGAAGGTATAAATTAGGGTTAAAAGTATTGCCAATAGGATGTGGAACAATCTTTAAGCGTAGTGCGCTAGAGGCGGTAAACGGATGGGATTATACTATGATTCAAGACGATTATGAACTTGGAACTAGACTAATAAATAGGGGATTTAGGATTTGCGCATCTTCATCCCCAGTTTATGTGGAAGTTCCAGGTGATCTAATAGCGTTTTACGTTCAGCAGACTAGATGGGCAATGGGGACAATGGAGGTTCTTTTAAGGAGATTTAAATATATTGTTAGTAGCAATATGAAAATTTGGCAAAAAATAGAGATTATAGCTTATCTTTCTCAATACATTCCAATTCTACTAACATTTATAAGTGCTACCATTTTTGCAATAGCTGGTTTTCTAGGTATTAGACTTAGTATGAGTTTGCCAATGTTTGTTCTATGGGCTATAACATTATCAACTTATGCTATTATTTTTGTCAATAGTGCTAGGAAATCCGGATTGAATGCTGTAACAGCTATAAAAGCACTGGGAAGACTATCCGCTTACACTGTTGCAATTTCACCGTTTTTACTTATTGGTACTCTTAATGCATTCAAGAAAACTAGGACATATATTGTTACTCCAAAAGGTAAGAAGGCTAAGAGCAACATAGGTTATCCAATTTTAGCTTTTGGTGTTCTCTTTGTTTTGTCAGCTTTCCTTTATATGTTTAGAGGCGACTTTCTAACCTTTATTTGGCTAGCTTATTATTCGATAGCTTACCTTTACACCTTTATAGCATATATTAAAGGATTATGA
- a CDS encoding ParB N-terminal domain-containing protein, with product MEKPENLIPHEDIILDKVANISLEVQKVRAIKPIIVDEKTHVILDGHHRFTAALRLSLQKIPVIYVNYNSTSINVSIWYRRFSKPSVVKSILSSIYSSGGICARFDHIRICDDSLYKLYWKLEKLESFLQSIGIIVEKDTVGHLEPPSIYKEDVISIANRGLRFPPKTTRHVYEFIIPQKAISIDDI from the coding sequence ATGGAGAAACCCGAAAATCTAATACCTCATGAGGACATAATACTTGATAAAGTTGCTAATATTTCTTTAGAAGTGCAGAAAGTAAGGGCTATAAAACCTATTATAGTGGATGAAAAAACACATGTTATCTTAGATGGTCATCATAGGTTTACTGCTGCTTTACGTCTTTCACTACAAAAAATACCTGTGATTTATGTGAATTATAATTCTACTTCTATTAACGTTAGTATATGGTATAGAAGATTTTCAAAGCCCTCTGTTGTAAAGAGTATATTATCATCAATTTACTCTAGTGGTGGAATATGTGCTAGATTTGATCATATCCGTATTTGTGACGATAGTTTGTATAAGCTTTATTGGAAACTAGAAAAATTAGAAAGTTTTCTACAGTCGATAGGGATAATTGTCGAAAAGGATACAGTTGGTCATTTAGAACCACCTTCGATATATAAGGAAGATGTTATAAGTATTGCTAATAGGGGCTTAAGATTTCCACCTAAGACTACAAGACACGTATATGAATTTATTATTCCCCAAAAGGCAATATCAATAGATGATATTTAA
- the upsX gene encoding protein UpsX yields the protein MEIPYFIHYQKLDLNFISKFNCWFELKDDDYVQLMCNVLRQPSITINESGIKMSDNKWIYRKGNFLVMVEDDKETIIRKDENENVVDYIMYNDSEFYPIYLRGRKYYLNGEEYEKYVSYLDKKILIGKHKLTIILGNKQLDVDRGDQIYVSRYYISVTYDSGTKVIDREGNALYFNFKGDYLGFIQSYGNIYRSSEGIIVSSKKGNIGICIDNAYLIGEFSGGLLILCGESLKQYYNTGWREIERNIESELFVNSNKNLLGILKNGKLYIFDNNFHKISIFDNVISFNFNSKRIYLVSSDGIIGIAKFEGNYKPIKIINRNNSIQNPIILQVDEHYFHNFNIKNGKVLDIKVSEDKRKIVLIEPFEYTKGLLEISAGNLFFSFMHTIPYTSQLPKIEFSDVKILAADEGGTLIGNPNKNALLVFNIKYSIPTRSQITFTVEALSQTFKFTTMENHGEKLLEIPLSISNLKLPDVQVKVYVNVDERLVMSLEFLAPIEIARKEANLNRSKIIIINNSIEKEIAIVKNEIFEWKELFEYPLEYTGILFGKVGEEIEVDGEKIIVKDGYNLIKIVKNSGSYVREYLLIGVKNPIKSVNAELKGDYLIIKINMEPNIPFELFYGPHSFRGISKEVNHIVFPIEPTYNSIKISAYSYGFKWESRYDLGNIINLSISIALSEAMTIKEILSNFGIV from the coding sequence ATGGAAATTCCATATTTTATACATTATCAGAAATTAGATTTAAATTTTATCTCAAAATTTAATTGTTGGTTTGAATTAAAGGATGACGATTACGTCCAGTTGATGTGTAACGTTTTACGTCAACCATCAATTACTATTAATGAGTCTGGAATAAAAATGAGTGATAATAAATGGATTTACAGAAAGGGCAACTTTCTCGTTATGGTTGAGGACGATAAGGAGACGATAATTAGGAAAGATGAAAACGAAAACGTAGTAGATTATATTATGTATAATGATAGTGAATTTTATCCAATCTATCTAAGGGGAAGAAAATATTACTTGAATGGAGAAGAGTATGAGAAATATGTATCTTATCTAGATAAAAAAATTTTGATAGGGAAACATAAGCTAACCATAATATTAGGAAACAAACAGCTGGATGTGGATCGTGGAGACCAAATATATGTTTCAAGATATTATATTTCTGTAACATATGATAGCGGTACTAAAGTTATTGATAGGGAAGGTAATGCATTATATTTTAATTTTAAAGGAGATTATCTAGGTTTTATTCAATCCTATGGTAATATATATAGGTCAAGTGAAGGAATAATAGTCTCTTCTAAGAAAGGAAATATTGGAATATGTATCGATAATGCATATTTAATTGGAGAGTTTTCTGGAGGATTGCTAATTTTGTGTGGTGAAAGCTTGAAGCAGTATTATAATACTGGTTGGAGAGAGATTGAGAGAAATATAGAGTCAGAGTTATTCGTTAACTCAAATAAAAACTTGCTTGGAATTCTAAAGAATGGTAAACTTTATATTTTTGATAATAATTTTCATAAAATATCCATTTTTGATAATGTAATTTCATTCAATTTTAACTCTAAAAGGATTTATCTGGTATCTAGTGATGGAATTATTGGAATAGCCAAATTCGAAGGGAATTATAAACCGATCAAAATTATAAATAGAAACAATAGTATCCAGAATCCAATTATTCTACAAGTTGACGAACATTATTTCCACAATTTTAATATAAAAAATGGAAAGGTATTAGATATTAAGGTTAGTGAAGATAAAAGGAAAATTGTATTAATAGAACCTTTTGAATATACTAAAGGTTTGCTAGAAATCTCTGCTGGAAATTTATTCTTCTCTTTTATGCATACTATTCCTTATACTTCTCAACTCCCAAAAATCGAATTCTCCGATGTGAAGATACTTGCAGCAGATGAAGGGGGAACATTAATTGGCAATCCAAACAAGAATGCGTTATTAGTGTTTAATATTAAATATTCCATTCCTACTAGATCTCAAATAACGTTTACAGTAGAGGCTCTAAGTCAAACATTTAAGTTTACTACTATGGAAAATCATGGCGAGAAATTACTTGAAATACCGCTAAGTATTAGTAATTTAAAGCTCCCAGATGTTCAGGTTAAGGTTTACGTTAATGTAGATGAGCGATTAGTTATGTCATTAGAATTTTTAGCACCTATAGAAATAGCTAGGAAGGAGGCTAATTTGAATAGAAGCAAAATTATAATTATAAATAATAGTATTGAGAAGGAAATTGCTATAGTAAAAAACGAAATTTTTGAATGGAAGGAGTTATTCGAATACCCTTTAGAATATACAGGGATATTATTTGGAAAAGTAGGTGAAGAAATTGAAGTTGATGGTGAAAAGATAATCGTAAAAGACGGATATAATTTGATCAAGATTGTAAAAAATAGTGGAAGTTATGTTAGAGAATACTTGTTAATTGGTGTTAAAAACCCCATTAAATCAGTCAACGCTGAGTTGAAAGGAGATTATCTAATAATAAAAATAAATATGGAGCCTAATATTCCTTTTGAGTTATTTTACGGACCTCACTCATTTAGGGGTATATCTAAAGAAGTAAATCATATTGTTTTTCCGATAGAGCCTACATATAATTCAATAAAAATCAGCGCTTATTCGTATGGTTTTAAGTGGGAGTCACGATATGATTTAGGTAATATTATTAACTTATCAATCTCTATAGCTTTAAGTGAAGCAATGACTATTAAGGAAATTTTGAGTAATTTCGGTATTGTCTGA
- the upsB gene encoding pilin subunit UpsB, translating into MKAISSIFSTLIVVMITLSLIVPLYLFFVQNYSTSSIQANSEYDSYLNNVNVKISVIYLGNSTNTTFVYNYGSIPVMINKVIVNNVSYNVKYEILPGNLVPLSVITNNNILINENATIILQINGNYYYFNFGSD; encoded by the coding sequence TTGAAAGCTATTTCATCTATTTTTTCAACATTAATAGTGGTTATGATTACACTCTCACTAATTGTTCCATTATACTTATTTTTCGTGCAGAATTATTCAACTAGTTCAATCCAGGCTAATAGTGAATACGATAGTTATCTAAACAATGTTAATGTAAAAATAAGTGTAATATATTTAGGGAATTCTACTAATACCACTTTCGTATATAACTATGGAAGTATCCCTGTCATGATAAATAAAGTTATAGTTAATAACGTGTCATACAACGTAAAATATGAGATATTACCCGGTAACTTAGTTCCATTAAGCGTAATAACAAATAATAACATACTCATTAATGAAAACGCTACAATAATTTTACAGATTAATGGAAACTACTACTATTTTAACTTTGGATCAGATTAG
- a CDS encoding endonuclease III domain-containing protein: MNCTPEIVYRKLSAIYTIKEEDYIAYYVWLKTRDCFKVLVATILSQNSTDKSALKAYLELEKKVGVSPEKLSGADLSDIEIALKISGLYKTKARRLKTISKIILDKYNGSIDILLNSTNAREELLKFEGIGEKTADVILLTCRGYKVFPVDTHITRVSKRLGIVPMNAKYDLISSTFKELFSAYDLLHLHHLLIAHGRLTCKARKPLCNSCIIKECCEYYSHRDGETRKSNTS, from the coding sequence GTGAATTGTACTCCCGAAATAGTTTATCGTAAACTTTCCGCTATCTATACTATAAAAGAGGAAGATTATATTGCATATTATGTCTGGCTTAAGACTAGGGATTGTTTCAAAGTACTTGTAGCCACTATCTTATCTCAAAATTCTACGGATAAATCAGCACTTAAAGCCTATTTAGAGTTGGAAAAGAAAGTTGGCGTTAGTCCGGAAAAATTATCCGGTGCAGATTTGAGCGATATAGAAATTGCATTAAAAATATCAGGTCTTTATAAAACTAAGGCCAGAAGGTTAAAAACAATCTCAAAAATAATTCTTGATAAATATAATGGATCGATAGACATTCTGTTAAATAGCACTAATGCGAGAGAGGAATTATTAAAATTCGAGGGAATAGGAGAGAAAACTGCAGATGTAATATTGCTAACTTGTAGGGGATACAAAGTTTTCCCCGTTGATACTCATATAACCAGAGTTAGTAAAAGGTTAGGGATAGTTCCCATGAACGCTAAATATGATTTAATATCATCTACTTTTAAAGAACTTTTTTCAGCTTATGATCTTCTCCATCTTCATCATTTGTTAATTGCACATGGAAGACTAACTTGCAAGGCTAGAAAACCTTTATGTAATTCATGTATAATTAAAGAATGTTGTGAGTACTATTCGCATAGAGATGGAGAAACCCGAAAATCTAATACCTCATGA
- the upsA gene encoding pilin subunit UpsA: protein MKGVNNLKKRKGLSSILGTVIVLAITLVLGGLLYAYSNGLFSSLTQNTNLQTQLSIYVNPNTGQAYLQYYISNTGNTQVYLNSIIILNGTKNIQISLNNDLLQPGQSIQNITLINGKITAGQYYTVEVVGNLPNGKPYSVVQNVLASIA, encoded by the coding sequence ATGAAAGGAGTTAATAATTTAAAAAAGAGAAAAGGTCTTTCATCAATTTTAGGTACGGTAATAGTATTAGCCATAACTCTGGTGCTAGGCGGTTTACTCTATGCCTACTCAAATGGTTTATTTAGCTCATTAACACAAAATACAAATCTTCAGACTCAACTAAGTATCTACGTCAATCCTAATACTGGACAAGCATATTTACAATATTATATCTCAAATACAGGGAACACGCAGGTATATCTAAACAGTATTATAATTCTCAATGGGACTAAAAATATTCAAATATCACTTAATAACGACCTCCTACAACCAGGCCAGTCAATTCAAAATATAACATTAATTAATGGTAAAATAACTGCCGGCCAGTATTATACTGTCGAAGTTGTTGGCAATTTACCTAATGGAAAACCATATAGTGTTGTTCAGAACGTGCTAGCTTCGATAGCATAA
- a CDS encoding type II/IV secretion system ATPase subunit, which translates to MNILQEYSVLTAKVIIYEDNGIGYYKVEEPSLDQKEIELLNSILEYIYSTPNLTNIEETVIKILKNKGISDQGIIEKMIYHLRKRLAYDELTVPLADPYVEEVECKGFSYPVTVVHRIVTRFPRLYTNIVFEQEDHVLKVIEKLANKADKPVSIAKPYLEFSLPEGHRVAATVSREVSLPGSTFDIRKFPLKPISPILLIKNESISSLMLAYIWFLLDYKPFYLVIGSTGSGKTTLLNSILSMVNPFFKVITIEDTPEINIVHDNWIRFFARQSISSQFEVSLMDLAKLSLRYRPDYLVIGEIRGKEIEALVHASASGHGSLATFHAGNPQEALTRLISLLNKDVAKLFLQNLWGIIVLGTLRDRNGNIRRIIRSIYEIVYVKGKLRFRPVFKWSFSSNTFLPNNVNDLVKKSYRINYISKTYEIPISEIIKEISSRVKILENLVNNDVLDLEDFSIYLKKITQGGQVETKAI; encoded by the coding sequence ATGAATATTCTTCAAGAGTATTCTGTTCTAACTGCTAAAGTTATTATATATGAGGATAATGGAATTGGTTATTATAAAGTAGAGGAACCTAGCCTAGATCAGAAGGAAATTGAACTACTTAATTCTATACTAGAATATATCTATTCAACTCCTAATTTAACTAATATAGAAGAGACAGTAATTAAGATACTTAAAAATAAAGGTATCAGCGATCAAGGAATTATTGAAAAAATGATCTATCATTTGAGAAAAAGGTTAGCTTATGATGAGTTAACGGTTCCACTAGCAGATCCTTATGTTGAAGAAGTAGAATGTAAGGGGTTCTCATATCCTGTGACTGTAGTTCATAGAATTGTTACGAGATTTCCAAGATTGTATACCAACATAGTCTTTGAACAAGAGGATCATGTATTAAAGGTTATTGAAAAACTTGCAAATAAAGCAGATAAACCAGTCAGTATTGCTAAACCATACCTTGAATTTTCGCTACCTGAGGGTCATAGAGTTGCCGCTACGGTATCTCGTGAAGTTTCATTACCTGGCTCCACGTTTGATATAAGAAAATTTCCTTTGAAGCCAATAAGTCCTATATTACTGATTAAAAACGAATCGATAAGTTCACTAATGTTAGCTTACATTTGGTTTTTGCTGGATTATAAACCGTTCTATTTAGTAATTGGTTCTACGGGATCTGGAAAGACTACTTTGCTTAATTCGATACTTAGTATGGTTAATCCTTTCTTTAAGGTAATTACTATTGAAGATACTCCAGAAATAAACATAGTTCATGACAACTGGATAAGGTTTTTTGCTAGGCAATCAATTTCTTCCCAATTTGAAGTATCGTTAATGGATTTAGCTAAACTATCATTAAGATATAGACCTGATTATCTTGTAATAGGTGAGATTAGAGGCAAGGAAATAGAGGCGTTAGTTCATGCGTCAGCTTCTGGTCATGGCTCGTTGGCTACATTTCACGCGGGAAATCCACAGGAAGCTCTAACCAGATTAATTAGTCTTTTAAATAAGGATGTCGCTAAATTGTTTTTACAAAATCTATGGGGTATTATAGTTTTAGGAACGTTAAGAGATCGTAATGGAAACATAAGGAGGATTATAAGGTCGATTTATGAAATAGTTTACGTTAAAGGTAAATTAAGATTCAGACCAGTTTTCAAGTGGTCTTTTTCCTCTAACACATTCTTACCTAACAATGTTAATGATTTAGTTAAAAAATCCTATAGGATTAATTATATATCAAAAACATATGAAATACCAATTTCAGAAATAATTAAGGAGATTAGTAGCAGAGTTAAAATCCTAGAGAACTTAGTAAACAATGATGTCTTAGATCTAGAAGATTTTAGCATTTATCTAAAGAAAATAACTCAAGGTGGTCAAGTTGAGACAAAAGCTATTTGA